The proteins below come from a single Bactrocera dorsalis isolate Fly_Bdor chromosome 5, ASM2337382v1, whole genome shotgun sequence genomic window:
- the LOC105224735 gene encoding POC1 centriolar protein homolog, whose amino-acid sequence MLNEELFTEPCLERHFSGHCSSITQVRFSPCGQRLSTSSLDLSVILWDLKQAARCIRFSAHSGAVYSVCWSPKSNLVASASKDRTVKIWEPKIRGVSGEFLAHSKAVRSVDFDPSGTMLITASDDKTLKLWKVAQRKFLTSFTGHNNWVRAAKFSPNGELIASCGDDKSLRIFDVTSGECVRTFTEERGMGRQIAWHPDGNLVAVALSCNRVKIFDIAEGELIQLYQVHSAPVNDLAFHPNGNFLLTGGDDDTIRLLDLLEGRPIYTLTGHTDKVCAVAFSPDGQHFASAGEDRQLLVWKSNLHTFDANSFRSKQASFQKENSVSSLAAAPHNSVVDTDSKNCDDTILIDPRHSVAYKMRDENFQVLDSQYTTAKQQSVSSFTKSLQQQHETLDKLKTDANTDSISYNSSSSTSLLHMPNNTTNSCNNDGNEGHGAPSKYF is encoded by the exons ATGTTAAATGAAGAATTGTTCACAGAGCCATGCCTGGAACGTCATTTTTCAGGGCATTGCTCCAGTATAACTCAGGTCCGGTTTAGTCCTTGTGGCCAACGTTTGAGCACTAGCTCTTTAGACCTCTCCGTAATTTTATGGGATTTAAAGCAAGCTGCACGCTGCATACGCTTTAGCGCCCACTCCGGTGCTGTTTATAGTGTGTGTTGGTCTCCTAAATCTAATTTAGTTGCATCGGCAAGCAAGGATCGTACAGTGAAAATTTGGGAGCCAAAGATACGTGGTGTTTCTGGGGAATTTTTAGCACATAGCAAAGCTGTTCGAAGTGTAGATTTTGATCCTAGTGGAACTATG ctcatCACTGCCTCAGATGATAAAACGCTGAAGTTATGGAAAGTAGCACAACGTAAATTCCTAACTTCATTCACCGGACATAATAATTGGGTGCGTGCTGCTAAGTTCAGTCCTAATGGTGAATTAATAGCATCTTGTGGCGATGATAAATCGCTAAGAATATTCGACGTCACGTCAGGGGAATGTGTGCGGACTTTCACCGAAGAACGTGGCATGGGTCGACAAATAGCCTGGCATCCAGACGGGAATTTAGTAGCTGTTGCGTTAAGCTGCAATCGTGTCAAAATATTTGACATTGCAGAGGGTgaattaattcaattatatcAAGTACATTCGGCGCCAGTTAATGATTTGGCATTCCATCCTAATGGAAACTTTTTGCTAACTGGAGGTGATGACGACACTATACGACTATTAGATTTACTTGAAGGTCGACCCATTTATACACTGACAGGTCACACTGATAAAGTTTGTGCTGTCGCATTTTCACCGGACGGACAACATTTCGCTTCGGCAGGAGAAGATCGGCAG ttactCGTTTGGAaatcaaatttacatacatttgatGCGAATAGTTTCCGAAGCAAGCAAGCTTCCTTCCAGAAAGAAAACAGTGTTAGCAGTCTTGCTGCCGCACCGCATAACTCGGTTGTAGATACAGATTCAAAAAATTGTGATGACACCATATTAATTGATCCACGTCATTCAGTAGCATATAAGATGCGTGATGAAAATTTTCAGGTTCTTGATAGTCAGTACACCACCGCCAAACAACAATCAGTAAGCAGCTTTACTAAATCactccaacaacaacacgagACCTTAGACAAGTTAAAAACAGACGCAAATACTGATAGCATTAgttacaacagcagcagcagcacctcACTACTACACATGccaaacaatacaacaaatagTTGCAACAACGACGGCAACGAAGGGCACGGCGCACCTagcaaatacttttaa
- the LOC105224734 gene encoding copper transport protein ATOX1, which produces MPVHEFKVEMTCSGCANSVERVLNKLGAEKVEKIAIDLDSKTVLVTSNLTADELLETIKKTGKATQYVGVKE; this is translated from the exons ATGCCA GTACACGAATTTAAAGTGGAAATGACCTGTTCAGGATGTGCAAACAGTGTCGAACGGGTGTTAAACAAGCTGGGAG CGGAAAAAGTTGAGAAGATCGCTATCGATCTCGATTCGAAAACGGTGTTGGTGACATCGAATTTGACAGCCGATGAGTTGCTGGAGACGATTAAGAAGACTGGCAAAGCGACCCAATACGTTGGGGTAAAAGAATGA
- the LOC105224733 gene encoding ORM1-like protein — MTAIAGGHGEPNPNATWLGARGMWLAYGLGVLTVHLILLSVPFISIPMAWTITNLLHNAAHLYFLHLIKGAPWLSIENDGARRLTHWEQIDDGEQFTATRKFLTAVPIVLFLLTCIYTRNDPDHFIANFISLALVTLPKLPQFHGVRLFNINKY, encoded by the exons ATGACGGCAATTGCTGGTGGTCATGGTGAGCCAAACCCCAATGCTACATGGTTGGGTGCGCGTGGGATGTGGTTGGCTTATGGCTTAGGTGTACTGACAGTACACTTGATTCTATTGTCGGTTCCATTTATTAGCATTCCAATGGCTTGGACTATAACAAACCTGCTGCACAATGCG GCACATTTATACTTTTTGCATTTGATTAAGGGAGCACCCTGGTTAAGCATTGAAAATGACGGTGCACGTCGTTTAACTCATTGGGAGCAAATTGATGATGGCGAACAATTTACAGCCACGCGTAAATTTCTTACAGCTGTTCCGATTGTATT GTTTTTGTTAACTTGTATCTATACAAGGAATGATCCTGATCATTTTATCgcaaatttcatttcacttgcGCTAGTCACCTTGCCCAAACTACCACAATTCCATGGTGTGCgccttttcaatataaataaatactga